The DNA segment AAGAACAAAATAGTACTTCATTTTTATAACTATTATGAGCATTATATAGGCAGCTTTCACCCTAAAGAAGAGCATATTTCGGGTTCGCTTTTGGTAAGTCAGGTTGGATTTTATATGGATTATACCAAACGCTGCGAGCTTGCTCGTAAGTTTGTGAGAGGAGCCGGTGAAAACATTCTTAGAAATATCAGATATTATAACAACCGCGGCCGTGAGTTTGACAAGGCTATTGATGAAATTGAAGCTCTGCTTTCTACGCTTGAGCGGTATGACGACATACAGGCCATTATGGGGATAGAAGGGAATATCAGAAAGATTTATTATGGGCTATGGAATGATATAATTAATCAGGATATCAATTTTGAAAAAAGAATTAAGCGTCCGCCTGACAATATGGTCAACAGTTTAATTTCTTTTTTAAACAGTATGCTTTATAGTAAGACAGTGAGCGAGATATATAAAACTCAGCTTAATCCGTCTATAAGTTATTTGCATGAACCGTTTGTAAAAAGATTTTCACTTTCTTTGGATGTAACCGAAATTTTTAAGCCGCTGATTGTGGATAGGCTTATATTTTCACTTCTCAATAAGGGTGAGATTGGGGAAAGTGATTTTTATAGTGACACAAACGGCATAAGGCTTAAGGATAGTGCCCTTAAGCTTATAGTGCAAAAATTTGATGAAAGACTAAAGACTACAATCATGCACAGAAGTCTTAAGAGAGATGTTTCATATAGATATTTAATCAGGCTGGAACTGTATAAACTCATAAAGCATTTCATCGGTGACAAGGAGTATGAGCCCTTTAAGATTTGGTGGTGAGGTGGAGTATGTATGTAGTATTGGTTTATGACATAAAAAGCCAGGGCGGCGGCAATGTTACAAACAATGTGTTTAAGATATGTAAAAAGTTTCTGACGCATGTTCAAAACTCGGTTTTTGAAGGAGACCTTGATAAGGCACAATATTTAGACCTTTCTTTTCAGCTTAGACAATATTTAAGGAAAGGGGATTCATGCATAGTTTTTAGCAGTAACAACAATAAATGGATGAAAAAGGATTTCTTAGTTGAGGAGGAAGATAAGCTGACTAACTTGCTGTAAGATATAATTAACAAATAGAAAAGTTGAAGCAAAGTTGTGTTATCAGACACAACTTTGTTTATTTTAGGTTGACTTTTGGCGGTGTTAGTGATATATGTAATATGCCCCCTATGATAGGGGAAAAGAAGGAAAAGACAATGAAGTATACGGCTAAGAAAGTGGTGGATGCTTTTATAGATTTTTTTGTAGAGTATGGACATAAAAAAATAAAAAACGCAAATCTCGTGCCCGAAAATGACCCGACTTTGCTTTTTATTAATTCGGGCATGGCGCCAATCAAAAAGGTGTTTACCGGTGAAGAAAAA comes from the Christensenellaceae bacterium genome and includes:
- the cas2 gene encoding CRISPR-associated endonuclease Cas2, with translation MYVVLVYDIKSQGGGNVTNNVFKICKKFLTHVQNSVFEGDLDKAQYLDLSFQLRQYLRKGDSCIVFSSNNNKWMKKDFLVEEEDKLTNLL
- the cas1b gene encoding type I-B CRISPR-associated endonuclease Cas1b; translation: MQESFYIFSNGEIMRKDNTIRLCTEDGIKKDIPIEKVYDIHIFGQVSLNSALLNILYKNKIVLHFYNYYEHYIGSFHPKEEHISGSLLVSQVGFYMDYTKRCELARKFVRGAGENILRNIRYYNNRGREFDKAIDEIEALLSTLERYDDIQAIMGIEGNIRKIYYGLWNDIINQDINFEKRIKRPPDNMVNSLISFLNSMLYSKTVSEIYKTQLNPSISYLHEPFVKRFSLSLDVTEIFKPLIVDRLIFSLLNKGEIGESDFYSDTNGIRLKDSALKLIVQKFDERLKTTIMHRSLKRDVSYRYLIRLELYKLIKHFIGDKEYEPFKIWW